The following nucleotide sequence is from bacterium.
ATTCCTTTTTCAACAACCGTTGTTGGCTCCAGCAAAACTGCGACCTTTTTCAAACCTTGCGGAATTTTCACCAGGTATTCGGGATCGTCCACATAATATTCGGTCAGATAACCATGACGCAGATTGATACCACGCTCATAGTACGTATCGTCTGTGGTCATATCATAGGTGCCGATTCGGTCATACAGACTGTGGCCAGGCCTGCGCACTGTTGCGACGACATAGTCGCCGGGCTGAAACTCCGTAACGTTCGAACCGACCATTTCTACCTGACCAAATGACTCATGGCCAACCACCAGAAAGTTGTAACCTTCCGGAGCCTGACCATATTCAGCAGCGTTAATCTCTTTGTCCGTGCCATCCACGCCGACGCGCAAAACTTTTACAAGTACCCCTCTTCCATCAGGAATCTCATTCACTGAAGGTTTGGGCAATTCAGCGAGATGGACGCTGTTCGGTTTTCCTGGAAACACCGCGATCCCTTTCATGATTATTTTCTCTCCTTCTTCATAAGATCAGGCCAGTTTTCGTTACCTTTTTTAATATTGCCCGGAATGTCCTGCTCCCAGATTTTTTTTGCGTCCCCGTTGTAGTTCAAGTACAATTTACCGTCAACAATCTTCCAGAATTCCGGATCAGCATCGTAGATGTAATTTTTGCTGGCTGCATAAGCGCAATAACCACCGAATTGTGGCGCATATTTCTGCGGATCTTTTGCAAACAGGTCCCGGTTGCTTTCGTTTGCGAAATACCACGTTGCTCCATTCCACTTATGCTGGATTTGCTTGTCCCCTTTCGTTGCTTTCGCGTCCTTGAAATAAGCAACGACATCGTAGCCTCGAACAGCAATCCTGTCCTTTGCGTTTACAAGCTGCGTCGCCTGATCGGCAAATGACAGCACGCTGATGATGAGAAGAAACACACAAATTGAAATTCTTTTCATGAAACCTCGCTTGATTAGTCGTAATTCAGAGTTGATACCTTACTATTCCCCGCTTTGTTGCAAGAGCTTTGCTACAAGCCCTGTCCAGCCGGTCTGGTGGCTTGCTCCGATGCCCGCACCGGTATCAGCATGAAAGTACTCGTGGAAAGGGATGTATTTACTCCAGTCTTCATTCTGCTGAAAGATTTCCGTTTCACCGAAAACAGGCCTGCGGCCTTTGTCATCATGCAAAAATACTCGCGTAAGTCTTTTCGATATTTCGGCGGCGACTTCCCACAAATTCATCATTTGACCTGAGCCCGTGGGGCATTCCACTTTGAAATCGTCGCCAAGGTAGTGATGAAATCTTTGCAGCGATTCGATCAGGAGGAAGTTTACGGGATACCAGATCGGACCCCGCCAGTTGGAGTTCCCCCCGAATAAACCGGTGCTGGATTCCGCCGGCTCATAATCGACACGATGTT
It contains:
- a CDS encoding alcohol dehydrogenase catalytic domain-containing protein, yielding MKGIAVFPGKPNSVHLAELPKPSVNEIPDGRGVLVKVLRVGVDGTDKEINAAEYGQAPEGYNFLVVGHESFGQVEMVGSNVTEFQPGDYVVATVRRPGHSLYDRIGTYDMTTDDTYYERGINLRHGYLTEYYVDDPEYLVKIPQGLKKVAVLLEPTTVVEKG
- a CDS encoding YHS domain protein, whose product is MKRISICVFLLIISVLSFADQATQLVNAKDRIAVRGYDVVAYFKDAKATKGDKQIQHKWNGATWYFANESNRDLFAKDPQKYAPQFGGYCAYAASKNYIYDADPEFWKIVDGKLYLNYNGDAKKIWEQDIPGNIKKGNENWPDLMKKERK